Proteins from one Ahaetulla prasina isolate Xishuangbanna chromosome 2, ASM2864084v1, whole genome shotgun sequence genomic window:
- the RAB7A gene encoding ras-related protein Rab-7a produces MTSRKKVLLKVIILGDSGVGKTSLMNQYVNKKFSNQYKATIGADFLTKEVMVDDRLVTMQIWDTAGQERFQSLGVAFYRGADCCVLVFDVTAPNTFKTLDSWRDEFLIQASPRDPENFPFVVLGNKIDLENRQVTTKRAQAWCYSKNNIPYFETSAKEAINVEQAFQTIARNALKQETEVELYNEFPEPIKLDKNDRAKASAESCSC; encoded by the exons ATGACTTCTAGAAAGAAAGTATTACTCAAAGTCATCATTCTTGGAGATTCAGG GGTGGGAAAGACATCTCTTATGAATCAGTATGTTAACAAGAAATTCAGTAACCAATACAAAGCTACAATAGGAGCAGACTTCCTGACTAAAGAGGTGATGGTGGATGACAGATTAGTCACAATGCAG ATATGGGATACAGCGGGGCAAGAGCGGTTTCAGTCTTTGGGAGTTGCCTTCTACAGGGGAGCAGACTGCTGTGTGCTGGTTTTTGACGTAACGGCTCCCAACACATTTAAAACTCTTGATAGCTGGCGAGACGAGTTTCTCATTCAAGCTAGTCCACGAGATCCTGAGAACTTTCCTTTTGTTGTGCTGGGAAACAAGATTGACTTAGAAAATAGACAA GTTACCACAAAACGAGCACAGGCCTGGTGCTACAGCAAAAACAATATTCCTTACTTTGAAACCAGTGCGAAGGAGGCCATTAATGTGGAACAAGCTTTCCAGACAATTGCACGAAATGCACTTAAACAG GAAACTGAAGTGGAgctttacaatgaatttccagagCCTATCAAGCTAGACAAGAACGACCGAGCGAAGGCTTCTGCGGAGAGCTGTAGCTGCTGA